A single genomic interval of Pochonia chlamydosporia 170 chromosome 7, whole genome shotgun sequence harbors:
- a CDS encoding actin polymerization protein Bzz1 (similar to Coccidioides immitis RS XP_001246408.1) gives MPPDRPPVHLVIHRDDTTVTIVGVYASLTDANTECISLGQEAGIQLTGESGEMAAEDKRLMPVEPMRWDSAAGVSCWVETHHTGSPVYECSNNCSVMAEVEGMPTFGAELKDGFKPASAWVGHGIAWLEDIQQFYRERSLIEKEYSAKLSALAKKYFEKKNKKSSQLSVGDTPTMTPGSLESASLTTWSTQLTTLESRAAEHDKYGSLLISQVAEPLKYYGTRFEELRKRHIEYADKLAAERDSSYGDLRKVKGKYDTVCQEVEARRKKSESHYDKAKAQSAYQHQIYEMNNAKNSYLIAINVTNKQKEKYYHDYVPEVMDSIQDLSEFKTIKLNGLWGVASKLEGTMLRDSSGMMDHLGQEITRNLPHLDSMMYMRHNMGSFQEPADKEFEPSPVWHDDATMVVDETAKIYLRNVLSKSKSQLGDLRREVDKKRREVESVKKLKQRVRDGTEKKDEVEVVRSLFAMQEDLHSVDRQRLTAEVETGTITAVVGDVTLGAKNHNFKSQTFKIPTNCDLCGERIWGLSAKGFDCRDCGYTCHSKCEMKVPADCPGEQNKDERKKLKAERQGAANRLVVRDPAAPSHVADLPDLSRSNTMNSLSSHSARRSVSGQMSPAELDADTESPVVAKPSISPNPTGNTSARKRMAAPPPAAYISELPSSGVNGNGTKEEKKGKMLYAFDASNDGELSVQEGREVTLLEPDDGSGWVKVRAGYKEGIVPSSYVEFSAPAVPAATRPESTYSNSTTSSAAPSTGPGGKKKGPAVAPRRGAKKLKYVEALYEYAAQSADEHSMVEGERFVLVKEDPGDGWVEVEKAGVTGSVPASYVQVV, from the exons ATGCCTCCAGACCGTCCACCAGTCCACCTCGTCATCCACCGCGACGACACAACCGTCACGATCGTGGGCGTGTATGCCAGTCTGACGGATGCGAATACCGAGTGTATATCTCTCGGACAGGAGGCGGGTATTCAGTTGACGGGGGAGTCGGGGGAGATGGCGGCGGAGGATAAGAGGCTCATGCCTGTTGAGCCGATGAGGTGGGATTCTGCGGCGGGGGTGTCATGCTGGGTTGAGACGCATCAT ACCGGCTCGCCAGTGTATGAGTGCAGCAATAATTGCTCCGTCATGGCCGAGGTGGAGGGAATGCCCACCTTCGGCGCTGAGCTAAAG GATGGGTTCAAGCCAGCTAGCGCCTGGGTTGGCCACGGCATCGCCTGGCTAGAAGACATCCAGCAGTTTTACCGCGAGAGATCCCTCATCGAGAAGGAATACAGCGCCAAGCTCAGTGCGTTGGCCAAGAAGTACTttgaaaagaagaacaagaagtcgtCGCAACTGAGTGTTGGCGATACACCGACCATGACGCCCGGGTCACTCGAGAG TGCCTCGCTCACCACCTGGTCTACCCAACTGACCACCCTCGAATCCCGAGCTGCCGAGCACGACAAGTATGGCAGCCTTCTCATCTCACAAGTCGCCGAACCCCTCAAGTACTACGGCACCCGTTTCGAGGAGCTGCGCAAGCGACACATCGAATACGCCGACAAGCTTGCCGCCGAGCGAGACTCATCCTACGGCGACCTGCGCAAGGTAAAGGGGAAATATGACACCGTCTGTCAAGAGGTCGAAGCACGCCGCAAAAAGTCCGAGTCGCACTacgacaaggccaaagccCAGAGTGCCTACCAACACCAAATTTACGAAATGAACAACGCCAAGAACAGCTATCTTATCGCCATAAACGTCACCAATaaacaaaaggaaaagtACTATCACGATTATGTTCCCGAGGTCATGGACAGTATACAGGACTTGAGCGAATTCAAAACCATAAAACTGAACGGACTGTGGGGGGTGGCTAGCAAGCTGGAGGGTACGATGCTGCGAGACAGTTCGGGTATGATGGACCATTTGGGCCAGGAAATTACCCGAAACCTGCCACACCTGGACTCAATGATGTACATGCGACACAACATGGGATCCTTCCAGGAACCCGCAGACAAGGAATTCGAACCTAGTCCCGTGTGGCATGACGACGCGACCATGGTTGTCGACGAGACGGCAAAGATTTATCTACGAAACGTTCTCAGCAAGTCCAAATCACAACTAGGCGACTTGCGACGAGAAGTGGACAAGAAGCGGCGGGAAGTCGAATCCGTCAAGAAATTGAAGCAACGGGTTCGAGACGGcaccgagaagaaggacgaggTGGAAGTTGTGCGCTCGCTTTTCGCCATGCAAGAGGACCTGCATTCTGTAGACCGACAACGGTTGACCGCCGAAGTGGAAACAGGGACCATCACAGCCGTCGTTGGAGATGTGACGCTCGGCGCAAAGAACCACAACTTCAAGAGTCAGACATTCAAGATCCCCACAAACTGTGACCTCTGCGGTGAGCGTATCTGGGGGTTAAGCGCCAAGGGATTCGACTGTCGAGACTGCGGCTACACCTGCCACAGCAAATGCGAGATGAAGGTCCCCGCAGACTGTCCCGGCGAACAGAACAAAGACGAGCgcaagaagctcaaggctgaACGCCAGGGAGCTGCGAATCGCCTCGTGGTCCGGGACCCTGCGGCGCCTTCGCACGTCGCCGACCTTCCGGATCTGTCAAGGTCAAATACCATGAATTCACTGAGTTCACACTCCGCAAGACGATCTGTGTCGGGCCAAATGAGTCCTGCGGAACTAGACGCCGACACTGAATCACCCGTGGTCGCGAAGCCCAGCATCTCGCCTAATCCTACCGGCAACACAAGCGCCCGGAAGAGAATGGCTGCGCCGCCTCCAGCTGCGTATATCAGTGAACTACCAAGCAgtggtgtcaatggcaacgggaccaaggaagagaagaagggcaaaatGCTGTATGCTTTTGACGCAAGTAATGATGGAGAACTGTCAGTACAAGAAGGCAGAGAGGTAACCCTCCTAGAACCAGATG ATGGCTCTGGCTGGGTCAAAGTCCGCGCCGGCTACAAAGAGGGCATCGTCCCGTCGTCCTATGTTGAATTCTCCGCCCCCGCAGTCCCAGCAGCCACGCGCCCCGAATCAACATACTCCAACTCAACAACGTCGTCTGCCGCACCGTCAACAGGACCAggcggcaagaagaagggacCGGCTGTCGCGCCGCGCAGGGGGGCCAAGAAACTGAAGTACGTGGAGGCGCTGTATGAGTATGCGGCGCAGAGTGCGGACGAGCACTCCATGGTGGAGGGGGAGCGGTTCGTGCTCGTCAAGGAGGACCCCGGCGATGGGTGggtggaggttgagaaggcggGTGTGACGGGGAGTGTGCCGGCGAGTTATGTTCAGGTTGTGTAG
- a CDS encoding dimeric alpha-beta barrel (similar to Metarhizium robertsii ARSEF 23 XP_007819394.2), protein MASSSQLPEFLVVVPDKPGVREKRLEVRPTHFKNMTPNVESGDWKMGGALLNEVPTDSNAANFDFFGSTLVCKAESKEAVLEQLKKDIYATSGVWDLEKVQIYPFICAFRKP, encoded by the exons ATGGCCTCGTCCAGCCAGCTCCCCGAATTTCTCGTCGTTGTCCCCGACAAGCCCGGCGTCAGAGAGAAGCGCCTCGAAGTGAGACC AACGCACTTCAAAAACATGACTCCAAATGTAGAGTCCGGCGACTGGAAAATGGGCG GCGCTCTCTTGAACGAAGTACCCACTGATTCtaacgccgccaactttgacTTCTTTGGAAGTACACTCGTATGCAAGGCTGAGAGCAAAGAAGCCGTTTTGGAgcagttgaagaaggatatTTACGCTACTTCTGGAGTGTGGGATCTCGAAAAG GTCCAAATCTACCCCTTCATTTGTGCATTTAGAAAGCCATAA
- a CDS encoding 60s acidic ribosomal protein domain-containing protein, with the protein MSTAELASSYAALILADDGVDITADKLQALIKAAGIQDVEPIWTSIFAKALEGKDIKDLLVNVGSGGGAAAPAAGGAAAAAGGDAAAPEEEKVEEKEESDEDMGFGLFD; encoded by the exons ATGTCTACTGCTGAGCTCGCTTCGTCCTACGCGGCCTTGATCCTCGCCGATGACGGCGTCGATATCACC GCCGACAAGCTCCAGGCCCTCATCAAGGCCGCTGGCATCCAGGATGTCGAGCCCATCTGGAcctccatcttcgccaaG GCCCTGGAAGGCAAGGACATCAAGGACCTGCTCGTAAACGTCGGCTCTGGAGGCGGCGCTGCTGCCCCCGCTGCCGGtggtgccgccgccgccgctggtggtgatgccgctGCCCCTGAGGAGGAGAAGGTCGAGG AGAAGGAAGAGTCCGACGAGGACATGGGTTTCGGTCTTTTCGACTAA
- a CDS encoding UBA/TS-N domain-containing protein (similar to Metarhizium acridum CQMa 102 XP_007811284.1) gives MPSDLDLLTDMGFDKTRAEIAVKKSGGLQGALQWLEDNQDKPLEEIQAAEASKADDDEEEDAETKAKIAEIETGQARSLVCNECGKKFRNHDLATFHATKTDHTDFSESTEEIAPLTEEERKAKLEELRERLKAKRAVQSVQDKADAKRNEQIRQKSTKESQDLKEELARKEQIKEAAKKRQEKQDDMEAKKRIKAKIEADKAERRRKAEEAKAAREGRAPEVAAGSAAPAPAAVAPPKPKADHNTARLRLQTPSGNLMKTLPAETTLFELAQMVQGETGLVVTSFSTTFPKKTFSGDLDMSKTLKEAGFVPSSALIVQ, from the exons ATGCCTTCAGATCTAGATCTTCTTACTGATATGGGCTTCGACAAGACCCGAGCCGAAATTGCAGTCAAGAAAAGCGGTGGCC TTCAGGGTGCTCTGCAATGGCTAGAGGATAACCAGGATAAACCTCTAGAGGAAATTCAAGCTGCGGAGGCTAGCAAggcagatgacgatgaggaggaggatgccgAGACCAAGGCCAAAATTGCTGAAATTGAGACGGGTCAAGCTCGCTCACTTGTATGCAATGAGTGTGGCAAGAAGTTCCGAAATCACGACCTAGCGACGTTCCATGCCACCAAGAC AGACCACACAGATTTTTCAGAGTCAACCGAGGAAATCGCCCCATTGacagaggaggagagaaaagccaagttggaagAACTGCGTGAGCGCCTCAAGGCCAAACGAGCTGTCCAATCTGTCCAGGATAAGGCAGACGCCAAACGAAACGAG CAAATTCGCCAAAAGTCCACCAAGGAAAGCCAAGATCTGAAAGAAGAGCTCGCACGCAAGGAACAAATCAAAGAGGCTGCCAAAAAACGCCAAGAGAAGcaagacgacatggaagccaagaagcgcatcaaggccaagattgaagcCGACAAGGCCGAACGACGAcgcaaagctgaagaagccaaagccgCGAGAGAAGGGAGAGCTCCAGAGGTTGCTGCCGGCTCTGCTGCCCCTGCCCCCGCGGCGGTAGCGCCGCCTAAGCCCAAGGCTGATCACAACACGGCTAGATTGAGACTCCAGACCCCCAGCGGCAACCTTATGAAGACTTTGCCGGCGGAGACGACGCTGTTTGAGTTGGCGCAGATGGTGCAGGGTGAGACTGGGCTGGTGGTGACGAGCTTCTCAACTACGTTTCCCAAGAAGACTTTTTCGGGGGATTTGGACATGTCTAAGACTTTGAAGGAGGCTGGGTTTGTGCCGTCGTCGGCGTTGATTGTTCAATAA
- a CDS encoding major sperm protein (similar to Metarhizium robertsii ARSEF 23 XP_007819398.1), with translation MTVDILPLELNFTRPFTVEVSRTLTIRNTSSSPLAFKVKTTAPKQYCVRPNAGRIEPGNAFDVTVLLQAMKQDPPLDARCRDKFLVQCAPITSDKDFASIASVLESADKATLVERKIRVNWLAANGEAQGPSAPAASTPSKPSTVNGATETPDAPRTFSSPGGNANSTPLPAPPPYTSDDAAEDTDDKSERPKSAVSHAATTVSETAQMTYEELKNKLAQAEAQLLNLKDSGLRQRNVKSAASDEKTRSGNTAQAVKQQPDGVSVQIVALLCLLSFLLAYFFF, from the exons ATGACGGTCGACATCCTCCCCCTCGAGCTGAACTTTACTC GTCCATTCACCGTCGAAGTCTCGCGAACTCTCACCATCCGAAACACAAGCAGCTCACCTCTTGCGTTCAAG GTCAAAACCACTGCCCCCAAACAGTACTGCGTCCGACCCAATGCCGGTCGTATCGAGCCCGGAAATGCCTTCGATGTCACAG TACTCTTGCAGGCGATGAAACAGGATCCTCCCCTGGATGCCCGATGTCGCGACAAGTTCCTCGTTCAGTGCGCACCAATCACCTCGGACAAGGACTTTGCCAGCATTGCCTCTGTTCTCGAGTCGGCAGACAAGGCTACGCTTGTCGAACGCAAGATTCGCgtcaactggctggctgccaatgGCGAGGCCCAGGGACCTAGCGCTCCAGCTGCTTCTACTCCCAGCAAACCTTCAACCGTGAATGGC GCTACTGAAACTCCTGACGCTCCCCGAACATTCTCATCACCCGGCGGCAACGCCAACTCAACGCCCCTGCCTGCGCCGCCACCCTACACATCTGACGATGCCGCCGAAGACACCGACGACAAATCCGAGCGCCCCAAGTCTGCTGTATCCCACGCCGCCACAACTGTCTCCGAGACCGCGCAAATGACGTACGAAGAATTGAAGAACAAGCTCGCCCAAGCAGAAGCCCAACTGCTCAACCTCAAGGACAGCGGACTGCGCCAGCGAAATGTAAAGTCCGCAGCCAGCGATGAGAAGACACGTTCTGGTAACACCGCACAGGCTGTTAAGCAGCAACCCGACGGTGTGTCGGTGCAGATCGTCGCCCTGCTGTGTCTGTTGAGTTTCCTGCTGGCCTACTTCTTCTTCTAG
- a CDS encoding dihydroceramide delta(4)-desaturase (similar to Verticillium alfalfae VaMs.102 XP_003008942.1): MPSNGSATVTKTPKKKTTHTENQDANPKHDFFWTYTEEPHRTRRLAIIKAHPEITKLCGPEPLTKYVVTGVVTLQIVLAYLLQSTSFWSWKFWAVAYVFGATANQNLFLAIHEISHNLAFKSPLANRLFAIVANLPIAVPYSAAFRPYHLTHHKSLGVDGLDTDLPTALEAFFLDSILGKAFFCTFQIFFYALRPMAVYRVPFSWVHFVNLTIQLSFDALLVRYASWNAVLYLLLSSFLAGSLHPLAGHFIAEHYVYETVTPTQKDPSNMVPVPETFSYYGPLNWFTYNVGLHNEHHDFPAIPWTRLPAVYEMAKEFYEPLPRHESWVYAIWRFIWDENVGLNCRVKRKEGGRLVGGAVNWKESEVQA, from the exons ATGCCGTCAAACGGTTCTGCTACCGTCACCAAGACGCCCAAAAAGAAGACCACTCACACAGAGAACCAGGACGCCAACCCCAAACATGACTTCTTCTGGACCTATACCGAGGAGCCGCACCGCACCCGTCGACTGGCCATTATCAAGGCTCATCCAGAG ATCACCAAGCTATGTGGCCCTGAGCCTCTAACCAAGTACGTCGTCACCGGTGTCGTGACGCTCCAAATCGTCCTCGCCTACCTCCTCCAGTCGACGTCCTTTTGGTCCTGGAAATTCTGGGCTGTAGCATACGTATTCGGCGCCACCGCCAACCAGAACCTCTTCCTGGCCATTCACGAGATCTCCCACAACCTGGCCTTCAAGAGCCCATTGGCGAATCGACTCTTTGCCATTGTAGCCAACCTGCCCATTGCGGTTCCCTACAGCGCCGCATTCCGC CCCTATCATCTCACTCACCACAAATCCCTTGGTGTAGACGGCCTCGACACCGATCTCCCCACCGCCCTGgaagccttcttcctcgactCCATCCTCGGAAAGGCCTTCTTCTGCACCTTTCAGATCTTCTTTTATGCCTTGCGCCCCATGGCCGTCTACCGCGTCCCCTTCTCCTGGGTCCATTTCGtcaacctcaccatccaGCTCTCCTTCGACGCCCTCCTCGTGCGCTACGCCTCGTGGAACGCAGTGCTGTATCTCCTGCTGTCATCTTTCCTCGCAGGTAGCCTGCACCCCCTGGCCGGCCACTTCATCGCCGAGCACTACGTCTACGAAACCGTCACCCCTACGCAAAAGGACCCCAGCAACATGGTCCCCGTGCCCGAGACGTTTTCCTACTACGGCCCCCTCAACTGGTTCACCTACAATGTCGGTCTGCACAACGAGCACCACGACTTCCCTGCCATTCCGTGGACCAGACTCCCTGCCGTGTAtgaaatggccaaggagTTTTACGAGCCGCTGCCTCGTCATGAGAGTTGGGTGTACGCCATTTGGAGGTTCATCTGGGACGAAAATGTTGGTTTGAATTGCCGTGTCAAGCGTAAAGAAGGTGGGCGGTTGGTCGGTGGTGCCGTGAACTGGAAGGAGAGTGAAGTGCAGGCCTAA
- a CDS encoding alpha/beta-Hydrolase (similar to Glarea lozoyensis ATCC 20868 XP_008084497.1) — protein MDEYSTKGLDPAPPISMSTIPMAGLLVDVYGLNELASPDIPLTCLWLLHPRTRTRARMQDIARRTLDAWHHSSSPQSRGLVALSFDMPNHGSRLVSELANHAWDKGNEKHAIDMAGIVKGGVSDMSGLMDLVGGYLGRDVDAHVCLGWSLGGHSAWWSWFGEERIDAAVVIVGCPDYLNLMCNRARRSNLDTKNEDLLGSKYFPRDLLSTCQSHDPKSILFGANGSAVPCLPLSSSERARLRGIFDARIRGKKVLACSGGDDKLVPYARGEPFLAVVKDAVGGWYKDGEVVVDDRVYEGVGHRFSADMVRDAVEFLVRVVGEGPRRRRRAKI, from the exons ATGGATGAATATTCAACCAAGGGCCTCGACCCCGCGCCCCccatatccatgtccaccatCCCCATGGCAGGTCTGCTCGTCGACGTCTACGGCCTCAACGAGCTTGCCAGTCCAGATATTCCACTAACTTGTCTGTGGCTATTACACCCACGGACCCGAACAAGAGCCCGCATGCAGGACATTGCTCGCCGCACACTTGATGCATGGCACCACTCATCCTCCCCCCAGTCTCGTGGCCTGGTAGCTCTCTCATTCGACATGCCGAACCATGGCTCAAGGCTCGTCAGTGAACTTGCCAACCACGCTTGGGACAAGGGCAACGAGAAGCATGCTATCGACATGGCTGGCATTGTTAAAGGCGGCGTGAGTGACATGAGCGGTCTGATGGATCTCGTGGGCGGGTATCTCGGCAGAGATGTAGACGCCCATGTTTGTCTGGGATGGAGCCTCGGCGGGCATTCAGCATGGTGGTCCTGGTTCGGGGAGGAGAGAATCGATGCGGCGGTTGTTATTGTCGGATGTCCCGACTACCTGA ATTTAATGTGTAATCGGGCCAGGCGGTCTAATTTGGATACCAAGAATGAGGACCTACTAGGCAGTAAATACTTCCCAAGGGACCTCCTGTCAACGTGTCAGTCGCATGATCCTAAGTCGATTCTTTTCGGGGCAAACGGCTCCGCTGTGCCGTGTCTGCcgctgtcgtcgtcggagcGGGCACGCCTACGGGGGATTTTTGACGCGCGGATACGCGGGAAGAAAGTGCTGGCGTGTTCGGGGGGCGATGACAAGTTGGTTCCGTATGCGAGAGGCGAGCCGTTCTTGGCGGTGGTGAAGGATGCTGTTGGGGGGTGGTATAAGGatggggaggtggtggttgatgataGGGTGTATGAGGGGGTTGGGCATAGGTTTAGTGCGGATATGGTGAGGGATGCGGTTGAGTTTTTGGTGCGTGTTGTTGGGGAGgggccgaggaggaggaggagggcgaaGATTTGA
- a CDS encoding ER membrane protein (similar to Magnaporthe oryzae 70-15 XP_003719738.1) produces MWWLFSIFCSSIFLFSIVLSIPVAFDVGGRDSGLAYSLSLFIYYLVYSAIRIVTPTKSRLGSTVFNILRLSQWIVIPSLLIWALGQFAVDAGSTNWVERTLGGIFQSKSTSWTEWMFGKYGVLETLMLGSWDSILRYSGPIFQLLEGFCTLLVIQAAGQITRWLVNRGRSDTWVIILLAFSGSIIASAVYFLWRVAQFPQISNLDATLIGVTMTTAVFLCAYGIGSGRGNPIESSLLFAYVVLCVYQIFTDYLPSEEIEGQASSQPDIPPLPPVIMASYSTLLHILGSLPSAIHSALALLYAAFQTITPSVIISLTYRLFVFYSATRIIPSVRDLGARALMEDPDFEDSETANKVLGFLSWFSPSILVSVYTSLLLQHFSTSEGPDGWTLRGGDVGGSTWRWINVGLTMVLYGVELYLGTDEPDHWKVD; encoded by the exons ATGTGGTGGTTATTCAGCATCTTTTGCAgctccatcttcctctttaGCATCGTCTTGTCAATACCCGTCGCCTTCGATGTCGGCGGCCGTGATAGCGGGCTGGCGTATAGCCTGTCGCTATTCATCTACTACCTCGTATACTCGGCAATCCGCATCGTGACTCCGACCAAGTCACGCCTCGGCTCGACCGTCTTTAACATTCTCAGGCTTTCGCAGTGGATTGTCATTCCTTCACTTCTTATCTGGGCCCTCGGTCAGTTTGCCGTTGACGCCGGAAGCACGAACTGGGTTGAGAGGACATTAGGAGGCATCTTCCAATCCAAGAGCACGAGTTGGACGGAGTGGATGTTTGGGAAATATGGCGTCTTGGAGACTCTCATGTTGGGTAGCTGGGACAGTATTCTTCGATACTCTGGCCccatcttccagcttctcgaGGGCTTTTGCACTCTTCTCGTCATTCAGGCAGCGGGCCAGATCACTCGCTGGCTTGTGAATAGAGGACGAAGTGACACCTGGGTG ATAATACTGTTGGCATTCTCTGGCTCCATTATCGCCAGTGCCGTATACTTCCTTTGGCGAGTTGCACAATTTCCGCAAATCAGCAACCTGGATGCAACACTCATCGGCGTAACCATGACCACAGCAGTTTTTCTTTGTGCTTACGGCATTGGGAGTGGGCGCGGAAACCCTATTGAAAGCTCACTCCTGTTTGCTTACGTCGTGCTGTGCGTTTATCAAATATTTACGGATTATCTGCCGTCAGAAGAAATCGAAGGCCAGGCTTCATCGCAACCTGACATTCCACCTCTACCACCGGTCATCATGGCCTCTTACTCAACGCTGCTCCATATTTTGGGCTCGTTGCCGTCGGCCATCCACTCTGCCTTGGCCCTTTTGTACGCCGCCTTCCAAACAATCACACCGTCAGTCATAATTTCCCTGACGTATCGACTTTTCGTGTTTTACTCGGCGACGAGAATCATTCCTTCGGTGCGTGATCTTGGCGCACGTGCCCTCATGGAGGATCCCGACTTTGAGGACTCGGAAACAGCCAACAAGGTGCTGGGATTTCTGAGTTGGTTCTCACCGTCCATCCTGGTGTCAGTGTACAcgagcttgcttctgcaacaTTTTTCAACGAGCGAAGGCCCCGACGGCTGGACTCTAAGGGGAGGCGACGTTGGGGGCAGCACATGGAGATGGATCAATGTCGGTCTGACCATGGTGTTGTACGGCGTGGAGCTGTACCTGGGCACAGACGAGCCTGATCACTGGAAAGTTGACTAA
- a CDS encoding neutral amino acid permease (similar to Neosartorya fischeri NRRL 181 XP_001264692.1) yields the protein MSDKVRSGSVSGHRDLEFGKGRSAKLASVFGGNGVTVGPRICDLPDYLKQEVSETEGESSEAILNRQLASEDGAAIQYRTCSWQKTAALLFSEYICLAIMSFPWSYSYLGLVPGLILTVVVAAIVLYTSLILWEFCLRHPEVRDVCDLGQTLFWGKKWAWWGTAVMFVLNNTFIQALHVLVGAEYLNTMTEKTSIGGCRTVEFSVVIVVICWLASLPRTFSMMSKLGTASAFFTLISVVLATAFAGVQGKPAGYTPAKGEPIVTAVPVASTTFVQGMAAFLNISYTFIGQITLPSFIAEMRDPREFPKSLWACTIAEIIVFSVVGAVIYAYSGNQYVKAPAFGSLDDLYKKVSFSFMIPTIIFLGCLYASVTARFVFFRLFRNSKHLSDHTVVGWGSWAAILLTTWIFAFFISQVIPFFSSLLSVMSSLFDSWFGFIFWGVAYFRMRTADKKIGRERNVIGDWFSMGLNVIIILTGFFFLTAGTYASVQGIIDSFNAGEVGGVFSCKSNGV from the exons ATGTCAGACAAAGTCCGTTCCGGCTCCGTCTCCGGTCACCGGGACCTTGAATTCGGCAAAGGTCGCTCCGCCAAATTGGCCTCCGTCTTTGGCGGTAATGGCGTCACTGTTGGCCCTCGCATCTGCGACCTCCCCGACTACCTTAAGCAAGAAGTCTCCGAAACCGAAGGCGAGTCCAGCGAGGCCATTCTCAACCGCCAGCTCGCCTCTGAAGATGGCGCCGCAATCCAATACCGCACCTGCTCCTGGCAAAAAACGGCGGCCCTCCTCTTCAGCGAGTACATCTGCCTTGCCATCATGAGTTTTCCCTGGTCGTACAGCTACCTTGGCCTCGTCCCCGGTCTGATCTTGACGGTTGTTGTCGCCGCCATTGTACTGTACACGAGTCTGATCCTGTGGGAGTTTTGTCTCCGCCACCCCGAGGTTCGCGATGTTTGCGATCTTGGCCAGACGCTGTTTTGGGGCAAGAAATGGGCCTGGTGGGGAACAGCAGTCATGTTTGTTCTCAACAACACCTTTATTCAGGCACTGCATGTGCTTGTCGGCGCAGAGTatctcaacaccatgacgGAAAAGACGTCCATTGGTGGATGCCGCACCGTCGAGTTCTcggttgtcattgtcgtgATTTGCTGGCTGGCGTCGCTCCCGCGGACATTCAGTATGATGTCCAAGCTGGGCACTGCCTCGGCCTTCTTCACCTTGATCAGTGTCGTCTTGGCCACGGCCTTTGCGGGTGTCCAGGGCAAACCAGCTGGATATACGCCTGCAAAGGGTGAGCCCATCGTCACCGCTGTGCCCGTAGCGAGCACCACCTTTGTCCAGGGAATGGCGGCCTTTTTGAATATTAGCTATACGTTTATCGGCCAAATTACCCTGCCTAGCTTCATTGCGGAAATGCGTGACCCTCG TGAATTCCCCAAGTCCCTCTGGGCATGCACAATCGCCGAAATCATCGTCTTCAGCGTTGTCGGAGCCGTCATCTACGCATACAGCGGCAATCAGTACGTCAAGGCGCCTGCGTTTGGCTCCCTCGACGACTTGTACAAGAAggtctccttctccttcatgATCCCCACCATTATCTTCCTTGGCTGTCTGTACGCTTCGGTAACGGCGCGATTCGTCTTCTTCCGTCTCTTTAGAAATTCGAAACACTTGAGTGACCATACTGTTGTGGGCTGGGGTTCCTGGGCCGCTATTCTCCTGACAACCTGGATCTTCGCCTTTTTCATTTCCCAAGTTATTccgttcttttcttctc TCCTCTCCGTCATGAGCTCCCTTTTCGACAGCTGGTTCGGCTTCATCTTCTGGGGCGTAGCCTACTTCCGAATGCGCACCGCCGACAAGAAGATTGGACGTGAGCGCAACGTCATTGGCGACTGGTTCTCCATGGGCCTCAACGTAATCATCATCCTGacgggcttcttcttcctgacAGCAGGAACATATGCCAGTGTACAGGGCATTATTGATTCGTTCAACGCAGGTGAAGTCGGTGGTGTGTTTAGTTGTAAGAGTAACGGCGTATAA